A single region of the Bacillus cereus genome encodes:
- the ureC gene encoding urease subunit alpha — MSFKMSRKQYADLYGPTTGDSIRLADTQLFAHIDRNYTVYGDEAVFGGGKSIRDGMGQNSQLTREQGVVDVVITNAIIIDYTGVYKADIGIKDGRISAIGKSGNPSVMDNIDIIIGTSTEVISGERKIVTAGGIDTHVHFISPQQIDTALASGITTLIGGGTGPAEGTKATTITPGSWNLRKMLEAAEAFPINLGFLGKGNSSSLPALEEQIFAGAIGLKIHEDWGATSSAINHSLQIADKYDIQVAIHTDTLNECGFVEETIKAIDNRVIHTYHTEGAGGGHAPDIIKIAALNNILPSSTNPTLPYTVNTLDEHLDMLMVCHHLKANIPEDVMFADSRIRKETIAAEDILQDLGVFSMISSDSQAMGRVGEVIIRNWQTADKMKKQIGSLEGDKEYNDNNRIQRYIAKYTINPAITHGISEYVGSIEVGKYADLVIWDPQFFGVKPDMVLKNGMVVMALMGDENASIPTPQPYYEKKMFGAYGKAVQSSSITFVSKVAYENNIKEKLGLNKVVLPVRNTREISKQDMKLNNATPEIEVDPQTYEVKVDGQVITCEAVDVLPMAQRYFLF, encoded by the coding sequence ATGAGCTTTAAGATGTCACGTAAACAATATGCTGATTTATATGGTCCAACTACAGGAGATTCTATTCGTTTAGCGGATACACAATTATTCGCACATATTGATCGGAATTACACCGTATATGGTGATGAAGCTGTCTTTGGTGGAGGGAAATCAATTAGAGATGGTATGGGACAAAATTCGCAACTTACAAGGGAACAGGGTGTTGTGGATGTTGTTATTACCAATGCAATTATTATTGATTATACAGGAGTATATAAAGCGGATATTGGTATAAAAGATGGAAGGATTTCAGCAATTGGTAAGAGTGGTAATCCTTCAGTTATGGATAATATTGATATCATCATTGGAACATCAACGGAAGTAATTTCTGGTGAGCGGAAAATCGTTACAGCTGGAGGTATTGATACACACGTGCATTTCATATCCCCACAACAAATTGATACAGCATTAGCTTCAGGTATAACAACTTTAATTGGTGGAGGAACAGGACCGGCAGAGGGTACTAAGGCAACTACAATAACACCTGGATCTTGGAATTTAAGAAAAATGCTAGAAGCAGCAGAAGCTTTTCCTATAAATCTTGGGTTTTTAGGGAAAGGAAATAGTTCAAGTTTACCTGCCCTGGAAGAACAAATATTTGCAGGGGCTATTGGATTAAAAATTCATGAAGATTGGGGCGCGACTTCTTCAGCAATTAATCACTCGTTACAGATCGCCGATAAATATGATATTCAAGTTGCTATTCATACGGATACGTTAAATGAATGTGGTTTTGTGGAAGAAACGATAAAGGCTATTGATAATCGTGTTATTCATACGTACCACACTGAAGGGGCTGGCGGTGGGCATGCACCAGATATTATAAAGATTGCTGCACTGAATAATATTTTACCTTCTTCAACGAACCCGACCTTGCCATATACAGTGAATACGTTGGATGAACATTTAGATATGCTCATGGTATGTCATCATTTAAAAGCAAATATTCCAGAAGATGTAATGTTTGCGGATTCAAGGATTCGAAAAGAAACAATTGCAGCAGAGGATATTTTGCAAGATTTAGGGGTTTTCAGCATGATTAGCTCTGACTCACAGGCGATGGGAAGGGTTGGAGAGGTTATTATTCGCAATTGGCAAACCGCCGATAAAATGAAAAAGCAGATTGGTAGTTTAGAGGGAGATAAAGAATATAACGATAATAATAGAATTCAACGTTATATAGCTAAGTATACGATTAATCCAGCTATTACACATGGGATTTCAGAATATGTCGGCTCTATTGAAGTAGGAAAGTATGCAGACCTTGTAATATGGGATCCCCAATTTTTCGGTGTTAAGCCAGATATGGTTTTGAAAAACGGGATGGTAGTGATGGCATTAATGGGAGATGAGAATGCTTCGATCCCTACACCACAACCATATTATGAAAAAAAGATGTTTGGTGCATATGGAAAAGCAGTACAGTCAAGTTCGATTACATTTGTATCTAAAGTAGCTTATGAGAATAATATTAAAGAAAAATTAGGTTTAAATAAAGTTGTATTACCTGTTAGAAATACGAGAGAGATTTCTAAGCAAGATATGAAGCTGAATAATGCAACACCAGAAATTGAAGTAGATCCGCAGACATATGAAGTTAAAGTTGATGGACAAGTTATTACGTGTGAAGCAGTAGATGTATTACCTATGGCTCAAAGATATTTTTTATTTTGA
- a CDS encoding YitT family protein: MVRFLGVIFGSIIIAIAFNLFLIPHKILSSGIGGIAIILGIATPVNTGIINFVLNLPILILGYIGLGKKVIFNTVVSVIVLSVALYYIPVKVVATDPLLSSVFGGVIAGAGIGLVFNCHGSTGGFDIIGMLLSRKRDIKLGGFLIALNTVVVVIAGFFFTWDVALTSLLSIYVTGKVIDAVHTKHRKVTLMIVTNQAEEMKKKLLSTVVRGITLLDGEGAYSNEKKRVLMTVVSREELASMKLTISEIDPHAFVNITETVEVLGLFRKA; encoded by the coding sequence ATGGTCAGATTTCTTGGTGTTATTTTTGGTTCTATTATTATTGCAATTGCCTTTAATCTTTTCCTTATCCCCCATAAAATTTTAAGTAGTGGAATTGGCGGAATTGCTATTATTTTAGGAATTGCAACCCCTGTGAACACAGGTATTATTAACTTTGTATTGAACTTACCTATCCTTATTTTAGGATACATAGGTCTTGGAAAAAAAGTAATTTTTAACACAGTTGTCTCTGTAATTGTATTATCTGTTGCACTATATTATATTCCTGTAAAAGTCGTGGCAACAGACCCACTTTTATCATCTGTATTTGGCGGTGTCATCGCCGGAGCTGGTATTGGTCTTGTCTTTAACTGCCATGGTTCAACTGGTGGATTTGATATTATCGGTATGTTGTTATCTCGTAAGCGAGATATTAAACTTGGTGGATTCCTTATTGCATTAAATACTGTTGTTGTTGTCATTGCAGGATTTTTCTTCACTTGGGATGTTGCCCTTACAAGCTTACTTTCAATTTATGTAACTGGTAAAGTAATTGATGCCGTTCATACGAAGCATCGTAAAGTTACACTTATGATTGTAACAAATCAAGCAGAAGAAATGAAAAAAAAACTTCTTTCAACTGTAGTACGCGGAATTACATTACTGGATGGTGAAGGTGCTTATTCAAACGAGAAAAAACGTGTACTTATGACAGTCGTTTCTCGTGAAGAGTTAGCAAGTATGAAACTAACAATTTCCGAAATTGATCCTCATGCATTCGTTAATATTACGGAGACTGTTGAAGTATTAGGATTGTTTAGAAAAGCGTAA
- a CDS encoding peptidoglycan recognition family protein has protein sequence MKIKCVNLTFQDELVPLEKVNKLIIHHTSEDGWDVYKTHEFHQKVRGWSGIGYNYFIEEDGTVVEGRGLHIGAHAKDNNSDTIGICMTGNFDKYDPTTPQMNSLYSLCKMFMKQFAIEKVNILGHRELEGVTKTCPGNRFSMVELRKVLS, from the coding sequence ATGAAAATTAAATGTGTAAATTTAACATTTCAAGATGAATTAGTTCCTTTAGAGAAAGTAAATAAACTGATTATCCACCATACGTCAGAAGATGGATGGGATGTGTATAAAACTCACGAATTTCATCAAAAGGTAAGAGGATGGAGCGGGATTGGTTACAATTATTTTATTGAAGAAGATGGAACTGTAGTCGAAGGGCGAGGTTTACATATTGGAGCACATGCGAAAGATAATAATAGTGACACAATTGGAATATGTATGACGGGAAATTTTGATAAATATGATCCAACTACCCCGCAAATGAATTCATTATATTCTTTATGTAAAATGTTTATGAAGCAGTTTGCCATAGAGAAAGTAAATATACTCGGCCATAGGGAGTTAGAAGGGGTTACAAAAACTTGTCCAGGAAATCGCTTTTCTATGGTAGAGTTAAGAAAAGTATTATCTTAA
- a CDS encoding FMN-binding glutamate synthase family protein, whose protein sequence is MSETLLVIISILLFLMLLLIIFFIITFFVKKRTHHSILKLHPYLGRMRYLLEKIGPEFRQYWFDHDTDGKPFSRYDFQSVMFLAKYRSEILGFGSKRDFEVSGYYIANTLFPILTEELSVNLLQEREGKKYVIHKEGLFSRREKLTADTTNLWLYEEDDAIIVGENRKYPWKLHGMFGASATSYGAIGENYILASGFGAKMAGGSWINTGEGGVIPEHLHTGANIVAQIGPGLFGYRDEDGNFSMEKFMDKAKESNIKAFELKFGQGAKIRGGHLEGQKVNEKIASVRNVREGETINSPNRFSFLKNAADTLYFIRKLQENGGKPIGMKIVIGQQEPLEDLLETMKELNIYPDFITIDGSEGGSGATYKSMADSMGLPLIPALLTFIDTANHFGVRDKLKVFASGKLITPDKVAIALAIGADAVNSARGFMMASGCIMALQCNSGQCPSGVATTNPHYQKALDPYEKKWRVMNYVISMRYSLFSLAAAAGVKSPRHLTREHIVFKDESGRIVPLSELFPIVNRR, encoded by the coding sequence ATGAGTGAAACGCTACTCGTTATTATTAGTATATTGCTCTTTTTGATGTTACTTTTAATCATCTTTTTTATCATTACATTTTTTGTAAAAAAACGGACGCATCATTCTATATTAAAACTGCATCCATACTTAGGGAGAATGCGCTATTTACTTGAAAAGATAGGGCCTGAATTTCGGCAATATTGGTTTGATCACGATACGGATGGAAAGCCTTTTTCACGTTATGATTTTCAAAGTGTTATGTTTTTAGCGAAATATCGCTCTGAAATACTTGGTTTTGGATCGAAACGAGATTTTGAAGTTTCTGGCTATTATATTGCTAATACATTGTTTCCGATATTAACTGAGGAATTAAGTGTGAATCTATTGCAAGAGCGAGAAGGTAAAAAGTATGTGATTCATAAAGAAGGTTTATTTTCAAGAAGAGAAAAATTGACAGCGGATACAACAAATCTTTGGCTGTATGAAGAAGACGATGCAATTATAGTCGGTGAAAACCGAAAATATCCGTGGAAGCTACATGGAATGTTTGGAGCATCAGCGACATCTTACGGTGCGATTGGAGAAAATTATATTTTAGCGAGCGGTTTTGGTGCGAAAATGGCAGGTGGATCATGGATTAATACTGGAGAAGGGGGTGTAATTCCAGAACATTTACATACAGGTGCGAATATCGTTGCGCAAATTGGTCCAGGGTTATTCGGATACCGTGATGAAGACGGGAATTTTTCAATGGAGAAATTTATGGATAAAGCGAAAGAAAGTAATATTAAGGCGTTCGAGTTGAAATTTGGGCAAGGTGCTAAAATACGTGGTGGCCATCTAGAGGGACAAAAAGTAAATGAGAAAATTGCTTCTGTTCGGAACGTACGAGAAGGGGAGACGATTAATTCACCGAATCGATTTTCATTTTTAAAAAATGCAGCGGATACACTTTATTTTATTCGAAAGTTGCAAGAAAACGGCGGTAAACCAATCGGGATGAAAATTGTAATTGGTCAACAGGAGCCTTTGGAAGATTTATTAGAAACAATGAAAGAATTAAACATCTATCCAGATTTTATTACAATCGACGGTTCAGAAGGTGGATCAGGTGCAACATATAAATCGATGGCAGATAGTATGGGGCTTCCGCTTATACCGGCATTACTTACATTTATTGATACGGCAAATCATTTTGGTGTCAGGGATAAACTAAAGGTGTTTGCCTCCGGGAAGTTAATCACACCAGATAAAGTGGCGATTGCTTTAGCTATTGGTGCAGATGCTGTAAATTCAGCACGCGGATTTATGATGGCGAGTGGTTGTATTATGGCGCTTCAATGTAATTCAGGACAATGTCCATCTGGGGTTGCAACTACGAATCCACACTACCAAAAAGCATTAGATCCGTATGAAAAGAAATGGCGAGTAATGAACTATGTTATTAGTATGAGATATAGTTTGTTTTCATTAGCGGCAGCAGCGGGAGTGAAGAGTCCGCGTCATTTAACGAGAGAGCATATTGTGTTTAAAGATGAAAGCGGAAGAATCGTTCCACTGTCGGAATTGTTCCCTATAGTAAATAGAAGATAA
- a CDS encoding ring-cleaving dioxygenase yields MEKKTMGIHHITAIVGHPQENVDFYAGVLGLRLVKQTVNFDDPGTYHLYFGNDGGTPGTIITFFPWAGAQQGVIGDGQVGITSYAVPKGAMGFWEKRLEKFNISYTKMTRFGEKYLEFDDPHGLHIELVEREAGELNTWSFGEVTPEVAIKGFGGAVLLSAQPQKTAELLEHVMGLEKIGEEGEFVRFRSSADIGNIIDLRLSTIGRGQMGVGTVHHIAWRASDDADQLDWKEHVSRFGYGVTPVQDRNYFNAIYFREHGEILFEIATDPPGFAHDESLETMGEELKLPDRYEQHRKQIEQTLLPFEVRNLD; encoded by the coding sequence ATGGAAAAGAAAACAATGGGGATACATCATATTACAGCAATCGTAGGTCATCCACAAGAAAATGTAGATTTTTATGCAGGTGTATTAGGATTACGTTTAGTAAAACAAACAGTGAATTTTGATGACCCAGGCACGTATCATCTTTACTTTGGGAATGACGGAGGAACACCAGGAACTATTATTACATTTTTCCCATGGGCAGGTGCTCAGCAAGGTGTTATTGGAGATGGTCAAGTAGGGATAACTTCTTACGCTGTACCTAAAGGTGCTATGGGATTTTGGGAAAAGAGATTGGAGAAGTTCAATATTTCGTATACAAAAATGACTCGCTTTGGAGAAAAGTATTTGGAATTTGATGATCCGCATGGTTTGCATATAGAATTAGTAGAAAGAGAAGCGGGCGAATTAAATACGTGGAGTTTTGGAGAAGTTACGCCAGAAGTAGCAATTAAAGGATTTGGCGGTGCTGTCCTTTTATCTGCACAACCTCAAAAAACAGCTGAATTGTTAGAGCATGTTATGGGTCTTGAGAAAATTGGAGAAGAAGGTGAATTTGTTCGATTCCGTTCTTCTGCTGACATTGGAAATATTATCGACTTGAGGTTATCAACAATCGGACGTGGTCAGATGGGTGTTGGTACAGTTCATCATATTGCTTGGAGAGCGAGTGACGATGCCGATCAACTAGACTGGAAAGAGCATGTGTCTCGCTTTGGATATGGTGTAACCCCTGTACAAGATCGAAATTATTTTAACGCAATTTATTTTAGAGAACACGGCGAAATCTTATTTGAAATTGCAACAGACCCTCCTGGTTTTGCCCATGACGAATCTTTAGAGACGATGGGTGAGGAGTTAAAGTTACCGGACCGATATGAACAACATAGAAAACAAATTGAACAGACACTCTTACCATTTGAAGTGAGAAATCTAGACTAA
- a CDS encoding urease subunit beta codes for MIPGQYILAKEDIVCNGNKKATKVKVLNQGDRPIQIGSHYHFYEVNEALKFNRSVAIGQHLNIPAGTAVRFEPGDEKTIELVPYSGKQEVYGFKNKVDGDIQSYKKRGR; via the coding sequence ATGATTCCAGGGCAATATATCCTTGCGAAAGAAGACATAGTATGTAATGGAAATAAAAAAGCAACGAAAGTTAAGGTGTTAAATCAGGGAGATAGACCGATTCAAATTGGATCTCATTACCACTTTTATGAAGTGAATGAGGCGTTAAAGTTCAATCGTAGTGTAGCAATTGGACAACATTTAAATATTCCAGCGGGTACAGCGGTAAGATTCGAGCCTGGGGATGAAAAAACGATTGAATTAGTTCCATACTCAGGGAAGCAAGAAGTATATGGATTTAAAAATAAAGTGGATGGCGATATTCAATCTTACAAAAAAAGAGGGAGATAG
- a CDS encoding VOC family protein: protein MKNYIQGIDHVQVAAPVGCEEEAREFYGNKIGMEEIPKPEELKKRGGCWFKCGNQEIHIGVEQNFNPAKKAHPAFYVLKINEFKQELIKQGVEIIDDNARPDVIRFYVSDPFGNRIEFMENKN, encoded by the coding sequence ATGAAAAATTATATTCAAGGAATTGATCATGTACAAGTAGCGGCGCCAGTAGGATGTGAAGAAGAAGCACGAGAATTTTATGGTAATAAAATTGGTATGGAGGAAATCCCAAAGCCAGAGGAATTAAAGAAGCGTGGTGGGTGTTGGTTTAAGTGTGGAAATCAAGAGATTCATATCGGAGTTGAGCAGAACTTTAATCCAGCTAAAAAAGCGCATCCAGCTTTTTATGTTTTGAAAATTAATGAATTTAAACAAGAGTTAATAAAGCAAGGTGTTGAAATAATAGATGACAATGCACGACCAGATGTGATTAGATTTTACGTGTCAGATCCGTTTGGAAATCGAATTGAATTCATGGAAAATAAAAACTAG
- a CDS encoding protein phosphatase 2C domain-containing protein, which yields MKITTYQQKSPLKQECEDSFFCNEDKMIYGVCDGATPLVPFGDEEGHNGAYIASHLFASHFTSLREINSLQGEVAKANELLQNKMLEYKVDTRKKDHLWCTCIAAVQIKGEKLEYAQLGDCMIVAILQDGAIRVLTKDTVKGISKRAKKKREEDRKKGLQVPEEHVFQDVREQLKYNRYLANVPNGYSVANGMKEAMTYLQHGELHVADVSGIFICSDGLFHPEWSLEQIVVYIRKNSIKEYVAIIERLEGENRIRPDDKTIIIIDF from the coding sequence ATGAAGATAACAACATACCAACAGAAGAGTCCTTTAAAACAAGAGTGTGAGGATTCATTTTTTTGTAATGAAGATAAAATGATTTATGGTGTATGTGATGGAGCAACACCGCTCGTTCCGTTTGGTGATGAAGAAGGACATAATGGAGCATACATCGCTTCGCATTTATTTGCAAGTCATTTTACTTCGTTAAGGGAGATTAATAGTTTACAAGGTGAAGTTGCAAAGGCGAATGAATTATTGCAAAATAAGATGCTAGAGTACAAGGTCGATACGAGAAAAAAAGACCATCTGTGGTGTACATGTATTGCAGCAGTTCAAATAAAAGGCGAGAAACTTGAATATGCACAATTAGGTGATTGTATGATTGTTGCAATACTTCAGGATGGAGCGATAAGAGTATTAACAAAAGATACAGTTAAGGGAATTAGTAAACGTGCAAAAAAGAAGAGAGAAGAGGATCGTAAAAAAGGATTACAAGTCCCAGAAGAACATGTTTTTCAAGATGTTCGGGAGCAGTTAAAATACAACCGCTATCTTGCAAATGTGCCAAACGGTTACTCAGTTGCAAATGGGATGAAAGAGGCAATGACTTATTTACAACATGGGGAATTACATGTAGCTGATGTAAGTGGGATCTTTATTTGTTCGGACGGATTGTTCCATCCGGAGTGGTCGTTAGAACAAATTGTGGTATATATAAGAAAGAATAGTATAAAAGAATATGTAGCAATCATTGAAAGGCTAGAAGGAGAAAATAGAATAAGACCAGATGATAAAACAATTATTATAATTGATTTTTAA
- a CDS encoding BA3702 family sensor histidine kinase has product MSRKKYSSTQKKRHPNVSGRLRNHIQNRSLAEMYASLFEHNPDSIISLNLEGVILHINPAAERILGYTSSELERKIITSILEAHISDRVLQYIKNTAADNQQEYIVSIYHKDGYSLDVVTKLVPIFVENRLTGVYAIMKPLEKSERIEKALQESEKRLRTLMNSMPAFVIFKDHEGRWLEANDYALSCFNFHSVPYHGKRDNELIQYNEAYREAFLHCEEVDELTWQKGQILHGEEFIIHRDDFDLILSISKVPLFHPDGSRKGLIVMGRDVTELKETEKLLRKSEKLAVVGQLTAGIAHEIRNPLTSLKGFLTLLHPEINEENKWYVDVMLSEISQMESITSQFMAMSKPQVLSIHTCNVQALIEEVVTFILPTAIMHSVHIIMDHFDYISDIQCDSNQLKQVFINILKNAIEAMPDGGNIFIQTASLENDFISIRIIDEGCGIPEERMARLGEPFYSLKEKGTGLGLMMCYKIIQEHHGKLFISSELNIGTTVDIQLPITTAQPVTNS; this is encoded by the coding sequence ATGAGTCGTAAAAAATATTCATCTACTCAAAAAAAGCGTCACCCAAACGTATCAGGACGCCTACGAAACCATATACAAAATCGTTCTTTAGCAGAAATGTATGCATCTCTTTTTGAACATAATCCTGATAGTATTATTTCATTGAATTTAGAAGGAGTTATTTTACATATTAACCCCGCTGCTGAAAGAATATTAGGTTATACTTCTAGCGAATTAGAGCGAAAAATAATCACTTCTATTTTAGAAGCACATATTTCTGATCGAGTACTACAATACATAAAAAATACTGCAGCTGACAATCAACAAGAGTATATCGTCTCTATTTATCATAAAGACGGGTATTCACTAGATGTCGTAACAAAATTAGTTCCTATTTTTGTTGAAAACCGTTTAACAGGTGTATACGCCATTATGAAACCCCTTGAAAAATCCGAAAGAATTGAGAAAGCATTACAAGAGAGTGAGAAACGATTACGCACATTAATGAATTCAATGCCTGCGTTTGTTATTTTTAAGGATCATGAAGGGCGCTGGCTTGAAGCGAATGACTATGCGCTTTCTTGTTTCAATTTCCATAGCGTTCCTTATCATGGAAAAAGAGATAATGAACTCATTCAATATAACGAAGCATATCGGGAAGCTTTTTTGCATTGTGAAGAAGTTGATGAACTAACATGGCAAAAAGGACAAATTCTTCACGGAGAGGAATTTATTATACATAGAGATGATTTCGACTTAATTTTAAGTATTTCAAAGGTTCCACTCTTCCACCCTGATGGCTCACGCAAAGGTCTTATAGTGATGGGAAGGGACGTTACCGAACTAAAAGAAACTGAAAAATTATTACGAAAATCCGAAAAACTTGCAGTAGTAGGACAACTGACAGCTGGAATTGCCCATGAAATTAGAAACCCACTCACTTCATTAAAAGGATTTTTAACATTATTACATCCAGAAATAAATGAGGAAAATAAATGGTATGTGGACGTTATGTTGAGTGAAATTTCACAAATGGAATCTATAACAAGCCAATTTATGGCGATGTCTAAACCACAAGTGTTATCTATTCATACATGCAACGTACAAGCATTAATTGAAGAAGTTGTAACTTTTATTTTACCAACAGCAATTATGCATAGCGTTCATATCATCATGGATCATTTCGATTATATTTCTGACATTCAATGTGACAGCAATCAATTAAAACAAGTTTTTATTAACATATTAAAAAATGCAATCGAGGCGATGCCTGATGGTGGTAACATATTCATTCAAACAGCTTCGTTAGAAAATGATTTTATTTCAATACGCATTATTGATGAAGGTTGTGGGATTCCTGAAGAGCGCATGGCTCGTCTTGGCGAACCTTTTTATAGCTTGAAAGAAAAAGGAACTGGCCTTGGCTTAATGATGTGCTATAAAATCATTCAAGAGCATCACGGAAAATTATTCATTTCCAGTGAATTAAACATAGGAACAACTGTCGATATCCAATTACCGATTACTACAGCTCAGCCTGTAACAAACTCTTAA
- a CDS encoding phosphotransferase, which produces MANYENEEMLTGGNVSNVYRSEDTVRRELKKGSTKIHKLLNHLENKGFSYAPKFLGIDDKDREILSFIEGKAGNYPLKKYMWSNDVLKEIAKMLRLYHDAMSDFPLSDDWKPMDNTPNNIEVVCHNDFAIYNIIFNNEKPVGIIDFDVAGPGPRLWDIAYTLYTCVPLSRVYYKETGEAVYYNSLQHADRIKQRVKLFFESYKSDGMAEDYLEMVLLRLEGLCKYMKRKALEGDMNFQKMIDEGHLEHYENDIQFIRKHGKEWI; this is translated from the coding sequence ATGGCAAACTACGAAAATGAAGAAATGCTAACGGGAGGGAATGTTTCAAACGTATATCGTTCGGAAGATACTGTTCGACGAGAATTAAAGAAAGGCAGTACCAAAATTCATAAGTTATTAAATCATTTGGAAAACAAAGGTTTTAGTTATGCACCAAAGTTTTTAGGTATTGATGATAAAGATAGAGAGATATTATCATTTATTGAAGGGAAAGCCGGTAATTATCCTTTAAAAAAGTACATGTGGTCTAATGATGTTTTAAAAGAAATAGCGAAGATGCTTCGGCTTTATCATGATGCTATGAGTGATTTTCCTTTATCAGATGATTGGAAACCGATGGATAATACTCCAAATAATATAGAAGTTGTATGCCACAATGACTTTGCAATATACAACATTATTTTTAATAACGAAAAACCAGTAGGTATTATTGATTTTGATGTTGCGGGTCCTGGACCAAGACTTTGGGACATAGCCTATACTCTTTACACTTGTGTCCCATTAAGTAGAGTTTATTATAAGGAAACAGGTGAGGCGGTTTATTATAATTCATTACAGCATGCAGACCGTATAAAGCAAAGAGTTAAATTGTTTTTTGAATCCTATAAAAGTGATGGCATGGCCGAGGATTATTTGGAGATGGTACTTCTACGATTAGAAGGATTATGTAAATACATGAAAAGAAAAGCACTAGAAGGCGATATGAACTTCCAAAAGATGATAGATGAAGGGCATCTTGAACATTATGAAAATGATATTCAGTTTATTCGTAAACATGGAAAAGAGTGGATTTAA
- a CDS encoding DUF2164 domain-containing protein gives MMMNIKIPNDKKEELVAQIQQFFVEEDLDEIGRFQAERLIEEMIKLVGPFAYNQAIGDARKLVSEKLTNIEEDLYVLEKNEGK, from the coding sequence ATGATGATGAACATAAAAATACCAAATGATAAAAAAGAAGAGCTTGTAGCACAAATTCAGCAATTTTTCGTTGAAGAAGATTTAGATGAGATTGGACGTTTCCAAGCAGAACGTTTAATAGAAGAAATGATAAAGTTAGTAGGACCATTTGCATACAATCAAGCAATTGGAGATGCAAGAAAACTTGTAAGTGAGAAATTAACGAATATTGAAGAAGATTTGTATGTGTTAGAGAAGAATGAAGGGAAATAA
- a CDS encoding urease subunit gamma, with product MRLTPREIDKLLVVAAADLAYRRKERGLKLNYPESIAIITYEILEGARDGKNVAELMELGKNILSAEDVMDGIADMISDIQVEATFPDGTKLVTIHQPIH from the coding sequence ATGAGATTAACGCCAAGAGAAATTGATAAACTGCTGGTAGTTGCTGCGGCTGATTTAGCTTATCGACGAAAGGAGAGAGGGCTTAAGTTAAACTATCCAGAAAGTATCGCTATTATTACGTATGAAATTTTGGAAGGAGCAAGAGATGGTAAAAATGTAGCGGAATTAATGGAGCTTGGAAAAAATATTTTAAGTGCTGAAGATGTTATGGATGGTATTGCAGACATGATATCAGATATTCAAGTTGAGGCAACTTTTCCTGATGGAACAAAATTAGTAACTATTCATCAACCAATTCATTAA
- a CDS encoding alpha/beta hydrolase, with protein MKHVFQKGKDTSKPVLLLLHGTGGNELDLLPLAERIDPKASVLSVRGNVLENGMPRFFRRLAEGIFDEEDLVFRTKELNEFLNEAAKTYEFDRDNIVAVGYSNGANIAASLLFHYENALKGAILHHPMVPRRGIELPNLVEKAVFIAAGTNDPICSSSESEELKMLLENANANVTMHWENRGHQLTIGEVEKATEWYEKMASQA; from the coding sequence ATGAAACATGTTTTTCAAAAAGGAAAAGATACATCAAAACCAGTATTGTTATTGCTTCATGGCACAGGAGGAAATGAATTAGATCTATTACCGCTTGCAGAAAGAATTGATCCAAAAGCTTCTGTATTAAGCGTTCGTGGAAATGTATTAGAAAATGGGATGCCTCGTTTCTTCCGCCGATTAGCAGAAGGTATTTTTGATGAAGAGGATCTTGTTTTCCGTACGAAGGAATTAAATGAATTTTTAAATGAAGCAGCAAAAACATATGAATTTGATAGAGATAATATCGTAGCTGTTGGGTATTCAAATGGAGCAAATATTGCAGCGAGTTTATTATTCCATTATGAAAATGCATTAAAAGGTGCTATTCTTCATCATCCAATGGTCCCAAGAAGAGGGATAGAACTTCCTAATTTAGTAGAGAAAGCAGTGTTTATTGCTGCTGGAACAAATGATCCAATTTGTTCATCTTCTGAGTCAGAGGAATTGAAGATGCTATTAGAAAATGCAAATGCAAATGTAACAATGCATTGGGAAAATAGAGGGCATCAATTAACGATTGGTGAAGTAGAGAAGGCAACAGAATGGTATGAAAAAATGGCTTCACAGGCATAA